The Prunus persica cultivar Lovell chromosome G7, Prunus_persica_NCBIv2, whole genome shotgun sequence genome has a segment encoding these proteins:
- the LOC18771006 gene encoding glutamate receptor 3.6, which yields MNIVWLLVLMVFYNGVASNRGSTNVSTRPEFVNVGAVFSFNSIVGKVAKVAIEAAIEDVNSDPAVLGGTKMIVQMQDSNYSGFLGVVEALRFMEKDTVAIIGPENAVTAHIISHIANELQVPLLSFSVTDPTLSSLQFPFFVRTTQNDLHQMAAVAAMIDHYGWKEVIALYVDDDYGRNGIAALGDMLAERRCKISYKAPLVLDPNQSNITDLLVKVALTESRIIVLHAYAGWGPQVFTVAKYLGMMGTGYVWIATHWLTTQIDTNSPLPSSMMDDMQGVLTLRMYTPETELKRKFVSRWSNLTSGQTSKGKLGLNAYGLYAYDTVWLLAHAINAFFDQGGNISFSNDSRLTQLRRGDLNLDAMSIFNGGNLLLRNILQVNMTGITGPVKFTPDRNLIHPAFEIINVIGTGIRKIGYWSNYSGLSVVPPEYTKPPNRSSSNESLYGVIWPGQTTQKPRGWVFPNNGRNLKIGVPKRVSFREFVSYAEGNDMFTGYCIDVFTAALNMLPYAVPYKFIPFGDGVKNPTSTELVHKIQTGEFDGAIGDIAIITNLTRMADFTQPFIESGLVVVAPVRTTLNSNPWAFLRPFNPMMWGVTAAFFLIVGTVVWILEHRLNDDFRGPPKKQIVTILWFSFSTWFFAHRENTVSTLGRLVLIIWLFVVLIINSSYTASLTSILTVQQLSSSIKGLDTLLASNDPIGYQQGSFARGYLTGELNVDESRLVPLIMPDDYAKALKDGPQRGGVAAVIDERTYIELFLSSRCDFSIVGQEFTKTGWGFAFARDSPLSVDMSTAILKLSDNGDLRRIHDKWLISSSCASQGAKLQVDRLQLKSFWGLFVLCGSACFLALIIYFINMLRQFSKHYTEEVISAGSSTSARLQTFISFVDEKEEEVKSRSKRRQMERISNRSASEDESMYNSKRRHIDQSSSRMSLDNGNNA from the exons ATGAATATAGTTTGGCTCTTGGTGTTGATGGTTTTCTATAATGGGGTTGCCTCAAATAGGGGTAGCACGAATGTCTCTACAAGACCAGAATTTGTAAATGTTGGGGCTGTTTTCTCTTTCAATTCCATTGTTGGCAAAGTTGCTAAAGTGGCAATAGAAGCTGCCATTGAAGATGTGAATTCTGATCCAGCTGTTCTTGGTGGAACTAAGATGATAGTTCAAATGCAAGACTCAAATTACAGTGGATTTCTGGGCGTCGTTGAAG CCTTACGGTTCATGGAGAAAGACACAGTGGCCATAATTGGACCTGAGAATGCTGTCACAGCTCATATAATATCTCATATTGCAAATGAGCTCCAAGTTCCTCTATTATCATTTTCAGTAACGGACCCCACCCTGTCTTCACTTCAGTTCCCATTCTTTGTTAGAACCACCCAGAATGATCTGCATCAAATGGCTGCAGTAGCCGCAATGATTGACCACTACGGATGGAAAGAGGTAATTGCActctatgttgatgatgacTATGGGAGAAATGGGATTGCTGCATTAGGGGATATGCTTGCTGAGAGACGTTGTAAGATCTCATACAAAGCACCTTTGGTCCTTGATCCTAACCAGAGTAACATCACTGATTTACTGGTTAAAGTGGCTTTGACAGAGTCTCGGATTATTGTTCTTCACGCTTATGCTGGTTGGGGTCCTCAGGTGTTTACTGTGGCCAAGTATCTTGGCATGATGGGAACTGGCTATGTCTGGATAGCCACTCACTGGCTAACTACTCAAATAGATACCAACTCTCCTCTCCCATCAAGTATGATGGATGATATGCAAGGAGTTCTAACATTGCGCATGTACACACCAGAGACAgaactgaaaagaaaatttgtttctAGGTGGAGCAACTTGACTAGTGGACAGACATCTAAAGGCAAACTTGGGTTGAATGCTTATGGTCTTTATGCCTACGACACTGTGTGGTTGCTTGCTCATGCAATTAATGCCTTTTTTGATCAAGGAGGaaacatttcattttcaaatgattCAAGGTTGACTCAGCTGCGCAGAGGGGATCTGAATCTTGATGCCATGAGTATCTTTAATGGAGGGAATCTGTTATTGCGTAACATTTTACAGGTTAATATGACTGGCATAACTGGCCCTGTTAAGTTCACTCCAGATAGGAACCTCATTCATCCTGCATTTGAAATCATAAATGTGATTGGCACAGGGATTAGGAAGATTGGTTACTGGTCCAATTATTCGGGTTTATCAGTTGTGCCTCCAGAATACacaaagccaccaaaccgttcgAGTTCAAATGAAAGCCTGTACGGCGTAATTTGGCCTGGACAAACAACACAGAAGCCTCGTGGTTGGGTATTTCCAAACAATGGAAGGAACTTGAAGATTGGAGTCCCAAAACGTGTTAGTTTTCGTGAATTTGTTTCATACGCAGAAGGCAATGACATGTTCACTGGATACTGCATTGATGTTTTTACTGCTGCATTGAACATGTTGCCCTATGCTGTTCCATACAAGTTCATTCCTTTTGGTGATGGCGTTAAGAACCCAACAAGCACTGAACTTGTGCACAAAATCCAAACGGGT GAATTTGATGGAGCAATAGGTGACATTGCAATCATCACCAACCTAACAAGGATGGCAGATTTTACACAGCCATTTATTGAATCTGGGCTAGTAGTTGTTGCACCTGTTAGGACAACGTTGAATTCTAATCCTTGGGCTTTTCTGAGGCCATTCAATCCAATGATGTGGGGCGTCACGGCTGCCTTCTTTCTCATTGTTGGAACAGTTGTTTGGATTTTAGAGCATAGGTTGAACGATGATTTTCGGGGGCCtcctaaaaaacaaattgtcACTATTCTGTG GTTTAGCTTTTCAACTTGGTTCTTTGCCCATA GAGAAAATACAGTCAGCACTCTGGGTCGCTTAGTACTAATTATATGGCTGTTTGTCGTTCTTATAATCAATTCAAGCTACACTGCAAGTTTGACCTCAATCCTTACAGTGCAACAGCTTTCTTCCTCCATCAAAGGCCTTGATACTTTGCTTGCAAGCAATGACCCCATTGGCTACCAGCAAGGTTCATTTGCCAGGGGTTATCTAACTGGTGAACTCAACGTTGACGAGTCCAGACTCGTTCCTCTTATCATGCCAGACGATTATGCTAAAGCCTTGAAAGACGGTCCCCAAAGAGGTGGTGTTGCTGCAGTGATTGATGAGCGTACATACATTGAGCTATTCCTCTCAAGCAGATGTGATTTCAGTATTGTAGGTCAAGAATTCACCAAAACCGGTTGGGGATTT GCTTTTGCAAGGGACTCACCTTTATCAGTGGACATGTCTACTGCTATTTTGAAGCTGTCAGATAATGGGGATCTACGAAGGATCCATGATAAATGGCTTATAAGCAGTAGTTGTGCCTCACAAGGCGCAAAGCTACAAGTTGACAGGCTTCAACTTAAAAGCTTCTGGGGCCTCTTTGTTCTTTGTGGTTCAGCTTGTTTTCTTGCTCTGATTATATATTTCATCAATATGCTGCGCCAGTTCAGCAAGCACTACACTGAGGAAGTGATTTCTGCCGGCAGCTCGACATCTGCACGTCTTCAAacctttatttcatttgttgatgagaaggaagaggaagTAAAAAGTCGATCCAAACGACGGCAAATGGAAAGGATCTCAAATAGAAGTGCAAGTGAAGATGAATCAATGTACAACTCCAAAAGAAGACATATTGATCAATCATCTTCAAGAATGAGTCTTGATAATGGTAATAATGCCTGA